In Nostoc piscinale CENA21, the genomic stretch TATCCAATTGACAGGCTTATTTTGAAACTGTGTTGACTCAGCTTTCTCGCGGCATTCGGCTAAGACTGATGAAGGAATCAACTTCAAGATTAGCCAAATGCCCAACGGTACTAGAATCAAATCGTCGAGATAGCCAAAGATAGGAATAGCATCGGGAATTAAGTCAATAGGACTAAAAGCATAAGCAACAACAACAACTGCCAACAATCTTGCATACCAAGGCACTTTAGGATTTTGAGTAGCCAAATATATAGCGTAAATATCCTTTTTCAGTTGCTTGGCTAGTTGTTTTAAAGAGTGCATTTTTGCTTTTGCAAGTTAATTAATGATTATTAAGAATATTGTCTGGTATTCAATGTCACTTCACCATGATTTGGAACCCAGGCTAACCACTCATCAGCAGAAACTTGGCATAGTAACAGTGCTTCATCAGAACTGTAAGGGCTAGGAAGT encodes the following:
- a CDS encoding YkvA family protein, producing the protein MHSLKQLAKQLKKDIYAIYLATQNPKVPWYARLLAVVVVAYAFSPIDLIPDAIPIFGYLDDLILVPLGIWLILKLIPSSVLAECREKAESTQFQNKPVNWIAAGIIVLIWLVVGVLFVLCLRYWWKIKR